ATCAATTTCCAACAACGGGAAACCGTTGCCGGTTATGTTCAAATCGGCAAAGCGGAAGGCGCGAAACTCGAAACCGGCGGCGAGGCGTTCACGTCGGGCGCATGTGGCAAAGGCTCGTTCTATCGCCCAACAATTTTTAGCAACGTTGATCAAAACATGAAGATCGCGCAGGAAGAGATTTTCGGCCCGGTGCTGGCGGTGATCAAGATCCAGAGTTTCGAGGAGGCGGTGAGGGTGTTGAACAACAGCAAGTATGGCCTGAGTTCATCAATCTACACCCGTGATGTGAATGCGGCATTCAAAGCCATGCGCGAGGTGCAAGCCGGCATCACTTACATCAACGGCCCGACCATCGGCGCAGAGGCGCATTTGCCGTTCGGCGGCGTAAAGGAGACCGGCAATGGCCATCGCGAAGGCGGCTGGCCAGTTTATGATTTTTTCAGTGAAACGAAAACGGTTTATGTGGATTATTCCGGCAGACTGCAGCGCGCGCAGATTGATAATCAGTGAGCTGATGCGCTCTGATCCTGCAATCGCGATGGCCGGATGAAATGCAGCAAACATACTAAACCGTGGGAATCATCCATCAGTTGGAAGTCAGACTTGCAGATTCATGAAAGCAATACTGCCGTTGTTTCTGAAGAGCAGTATGGGACGCTGTTTTTGGTCAGCACGCCGATCGGCAATTTGAAGGATATTACCCTGCGCGCGGTGGAAACGTTGCGTGCGGTGGATTTGATTGCGGCGGAAGACACGCGCCGCGCTGCAATTTTATTGCAGCATTACGATATTCGAAAGCCGACGATAAGTTATCACAATTTCAATGAACGGAAAGCTGCGCCGCGTTTGCTCGCCGAATTGCGCGCCGGCAAAAGCGTGGCACTCATTACTGACGCCGGTACACCGGGAATTTCCGACCCCGCGTTTTACCTCGTGCGTGAGGCCCTGGCCCACGCCCTTCCCCTCGAAGCGATTCCCGGTCCGGCAGCGTTTGTCCCAGCGCTGATTCTGTCCGGCCTGCCCACCGATCGCTTCGTCTTTGAAGGATTTCCGCCCGTGAAAAAAGGCCGCCAAACTTTTTTCCAGGAGCTGAAACACGAGCGTCGCACCATCGTGTTGTATGAGTCGCCGCAGCGCGTCTTGCGCACCCTCACGGCGGTTTTGGAAATATGGGGCGATCGGCGCGTGGCCCTGGCGCGCGAACTGACAAAACTGCACGAAGAGACGCTGCGCGGCCGCGTCTCGGAATTGCTGGACATTCTGCAAAACCGCACGCTGAAAGGCGAATGCGTGCTGGTGATTGCCGGGGCGGAACCTCGGCGCGAGCGTTCGGCCGCGCCGGAAACGCCGCCGGGTTAAGGGGATTTATACACATGCCTTTGCGAAACCCGGCCACACGCGGAGGGATGGCAAAGCCGCTCACACAAGCGGTTGATCATCGTCGCGCCAACGCTTGGTGTTCGTATGACCGGCGACGAAGCCTCCGTGACGCGGGGCAAGCAGCAAAGAGCGCAGTATTTTTCACAACATGAGAGGGATGGAACAGATCTGTGAAAGTCAACATTTTGCCGGAAAGCCTGAAGAATTGGTTTCTCAAGCTCATTACACCGATTGTCGATTATTTCATTTCC
This genomic interval from Cytophagia bacterium CHB2 contains the following:
- the rsmI gene encoding 16S rRNA (cytidine(1402)-2'-O)-methyltransferase, whose protein sequence is MKCSKHTKPWESSISWKSDLQIHESNTAVVSEEQYGTLFLVSTPIGNLKDITLRAVETLRAVDLIAAEDTRRAAILLQHYDIRKPTISYHNFNERKAAPRLLAELRAGKSVALITDAGTPGISDPAFYLVREALAHALPLEAIPGPAAFVPALILSGLPTDRFVFEGFPPVKKGRQTFFQELKHERRTIVLYESPQRVLRTLTAVLEIWGDRRVALARELTKLHEETLRGRVSELLDILQNRTLKGECVLVIAGAEPRRERSAAPETPPG